The genomic region AGCTACAAAATAAAGCTGAAAGGCCAGCCTGGATGCCATCGAGAGTAGGGAGAGGAGTTATGCTCTTCTCTCTGTTGCATTTTCTCGGAAGCAGCAGGGAGGAAATGGTGCCATTTACAGAATTGGTAACCACTGGATGAAAATTTTCAGGGTTATGCAGAGATCTTTATGAAGATCAATTGCTAATAACGCGTATTCCTTATGCCTAGGTACGATCTGCGCATTAAATTTTCATGCCTTCTTTTTTGGTAATTACGCAGCCTCAATCTCAATCAGCACTTCATTTGGATTCACCGATTCGCCTTTCACCACATGCACGGCTTTGATAGTTCCAGCAATCGGTGCAGTGATTTCAGTTTCCATTTTCATAGCTTCCGTGACTAAAACGGGTTGTCCGGCGGCGACTTTTTGGCCAATCTTCACCAGCACGTCCAATACATTGCATGGCATGCTGACGACGACATCGCCTTCACTGGCGGGACGCGGGCGTTTACTGGCGATGCTGCTTTTGACGGCACCTTGTGTGCCGCCGTCCAGCACGATCTCATCGAGCGTTTCGACGACAACCTCTTCCGGAACACCATCCACCATGAAATAAAAGTGCCGCAGGGTCTCATTTTTTGGACTAGTACCGGTGACTTTGATGTGATAAGACTCGCCATGCAGGGCGACATTGAACTCAGTCGGAGCTTTTTGCTCGCCACTACCTGCGGTTGGAACTGTTTCCAAAGGTTCCGGCACCAGATTGCCGGTAGCGCGCTGCTCCAGGAATTGTTTGCCGACTTCCGGGAACATGGCATAGCTCAACACATCCTCATCGTTATTGGCCAGACGGCCAATCTCCTGGCGTAGTTGATCAAATTCCGGTTTTAATAGATCCGCGGGGCGGCAATCTATAATGTCTTCCTTGCCGATCGCGCGTTTCTGCAAACTGGCGTTCATCGGTGCGGGTGCTTTGCCATAACCGCCTTGCAAATAGCGTTTCACTTCATTGGTGATGGTGGAATAGCGTTTGCCGGTCAGAACATTCAGCGCCGCTTGCGTACCGACGATCTGAGATGTAGGTGTGACCAAAGGCGGATAACCCAAATCTTTGCGCACCCGCGGAATTTCTTCGTAGACTTGATTAATACGGTCCAGAGCGTTTTGTTCTTGCAGTTGGTTGGCCAAATTTGAAATCATGCCGCCTGGAACCTGAAACACATGAACCCGGGTATCGACACCGGTGAATTCGCTTTCAAAACGATGGTATTTTTTGCGAACCTGGACGAAATAATCATTGACTTCCTGTAATTTTTGCAGATTCAGGCCGGTATCATAATCCGTGCCTTGCAGGGCCATTACCAGGCTTTCAGTGGGTGGATGGCTGGTGCCGCCCGACCATGACGATAATGCGGTGTCGATATGTCGGCAACCGGCTTCGATGGCTTTCAATTGACACATTTCGGCGAGTCCGGCGGTGGCATGGCAATGTAAATGGATAGGTAGATCGATCGCTTGTTTCAGCGCAGTTACCAGTTCCTGAGTTGCATAAGGCGTCAGCAGACCGGCCATGTCTTTTATGGCAATCGAATCGCATCCAAAATCGGCTAAATCTTTGGCCAGTGAGACGAAGCTATTGACATTGTGAACCGGACTGGTGGTGTAGCAAATGGTGCCTTGCGCATGCTTGCCGCATTTCTTGACGGCTTGGATGGCAGTTTTGAGATTGCGCATGTCGTTCAATGCATCAAAAATACGAAAAACATCCATGCCGTTTTCAGCGGCTTTGTTTACAAATGCGCGTACCACATCATCGGAATAATGACGGTAGCCCAGCAGATTCTGTCCCCGCAACAACATTTGCAGTGGTGTATTGGGTAAGGCGGCTTTTAATTTGCTAAGGCGTTCCCAGGGATCTTCCTTAAGAAACCGCAGGCAGGCATCGAACGTTGCACCTCCCCAGCATTCCAGCGACCAGTAGCCTATGCTGTCGAGCATCGAACACGCTGGCAGCATGTCTTCGGTACGCATCCGGGTGGCGATCAGGGATTGATGCGCATCGCGCAAGATAACATCAGTAATATGAACTTTTTGCATGATTTTCCTTGATTAACCAGTAAGTATGCTCACAGACCGGTATGCGAAGCCATTGCGGCGGCTATGACGCTAGCAAGGACTTCAGGTCGTGGCTTGTCGGAATAATTGATCAGAGCATGATTCTGCTCAACAAAACCGGTATTGAATCGGGCTGCACGAAACTGAGAGTGCTTCAGAATCTTTAAATAATAGGGAATCGTGGTTTTGATGCCAAATAACCCCATATCGCGCAATGTACGCTGCCCGCGCTTAATCACATCTTCCCAGGTCAGCGCGTTGACAATGACTTTCGCGACCATGGAATCATAAAAAGGGGGAATCTCATAACCGGTGTAAATCGCGGTATCAGTCCGAACGCCTGGGCCACCGGGTGCATAATAGCGAGAAATGCGGCCAAAACTGGGTAAGAAATTATTTTTCGGATCTTCGGCATTGATCCGGAATTGCATTGCATAACCCCGTCGCACGATCTCATCTTGCTTGAAGCGCAACGGCAAACCCGCCGCCACGCGAATTTGTTCCTCGACAATATCGACACCGGTGATTGCTTCAGTAATAGTATGTTCGACCTGTACTCGCGTATTCATTTCCATGAAATAAAACCGGCCGTTGTCATCCAACAGAAACTCGACTGTGCCGGCATTAGTGTAACCGACGGACTTTGCGGCAATTACTGCTAGACCGCCAATATACTGGCGCTGTGCTTCGTCCAGCTGCGGGGACGGTGCAATTTCGATCAGTTTCTGATTACGTCGCTGGATCGAACAATCCCGCTCGTAGAGATGAATCACGTTGCCATGCTGGTCTGCTAGAACTTGTACTTCAATGTGCACCGGATTGACGATGCATTTTTCCAGAAAAACGTTGGCACTGCCGAATGCCTTGGAGGCTTCGGAAATGACCCGGGCGTAATTGTGTTTCAGTTCGTCAGCGCTATCACAGCGCCGGATGCCGCGCCCGCCGCCGCCCGAAGTGGCTTTCAACATGACGGGATAGCCGATCTGCGCTGCGACTTCCTGTGCTTCTTCTATTGACCGCACATTACCTTCCGAACCGGGCGTAACCGGAAGGCCGGCAGCTTTCATTGCTTTCCGGGCTTCGGTTTTGTCGCCCATACGATGAATGACATCAGCATTCGGTCCAATGAAAATCAGGCCGCGTTCTTTACATGCGCGCGCAAATTTTGCATTCTCAGAAAGAAATCCGTAACCCGGATGTACAGCGTCACAACCGGTTGCCAGCGCTAAATCAACCAAGGCATGAATATTCAGATAGCAGGCTACCGGATCGCTGCCGATGTAATAAGATTCATCCGCTTTTTTGATATGCAACGCGAAACGATCCGCTTCCGAATAAATAGCTACCGAGCGAATACCCATCTCAGCGCAGGCGCGAATGATGCGAACAGCAATTTCGCCACGATTGGCAATGAAAATTTTACGTAACATCATATTTGTATTTGGAGCGCTTTGAGAAACTGTAATGCGCGTATTCTACCCGATCAATTCTGGAATTGATCCAGCATTGAGTCAAGACGATCATTCTCCAATGCAAGATGAGGGTTCAATATCTGTTTTTGATTAGTATGCATGGTGATAATAAATATTTAATAACAATCAATTACGAAATTATTATTCTCGAATGGATTTGACACTTATTTCTTTTTGGCTTGAAGGTTAGCGGCAATATTTATACGCGCATTATGAATCCGACTATTGTCGTCCTTGAGCAGTGCATGATTGAGCTGGAAGGTGGGATTGGAGGTCTTGGATTAGTTTCCGGTCAAGCGGCGCTTACTTATGCGATTATGACTATTGCCGAAGCTGGTGATAATATCGTGTCGGTAGGTACGCTCTATGGCGGTATCTACAATCTGTTCGCGCACACATTGCCACAGTATGGCATTCACGTTCGCTTTGCCGATTATCGTGATCCATCCGGTTTTCAAACATTGATAGACGAGCGCACCAAAGCGGTCTACTGCGAATCTATCGGTAATCCGCTTGGTAATGTCGTGGATATTACTGCTTTGGCCGAGGTGGCGCATAAGGGGGGCGTACCCCTGATTGTAGATAATACGGTAGCAACGCCATACCATACTTATGCCGTCTGTTTGAACATGGCGCTGATATTATTGTGCATTCTTTGACAAAGTACTTGGGAGGCCACGGTAACAGCATTGGCGGAATGCTGATTGACTCGGGTAAATTTCACTGGACGGAGCACAAGGAAAGGTTCAAACGCCTTAATACCCCGGATGTTTCCTATCATGGGGTAGTATATACCGAAGCATTGGGTCCGGCGGCTTACATAGGTCGGGCGCGCGTCGTACCATTGCGTAACATGGGAGCGGCAATTTCGCCGTTTAACAGTTTTCTAATTCTGCAGGGTATCGAGGCGTTGGCAGTACGGATGGATCGCATTTGCGAGAATGCCTTGGCTGTTGCGCAATATCTCAAAGCACATCCAAAAGTGGATTGCGTCAAGTATGCCGGTTTACCGGATCATCCTGAGCATGCGCTGATGCAGCGATACATGGGTGGGCGTGCGTCCGGCATCCTGACCTTTGGGGTTCAGGGGGGTATTGCTGGCGGCACGCGATTCCAGGATGCACTCAAGCTCATTACCTGCCTGGTGAATATCGGTGATGCCAAGTCACTTGCCTGTCATCCCGCCAGTACAACGCATCGTCAGCTAAATCCGGATGAGATGAAAAAGGCCGGGGTGTCTGAAGATATGGTTCTCTTGTCTATTGGCCTGGAACATGTCGATGATCTGAAAGATGATCTGGAACGAGCATTCGCGGCAGTTTGATTTTTTCCTACGATGGTAACGGCATGATTTAATTTTTTAGTACACAAGCATCATATTTCTTATTGTTACAGAATATCTCCATCAACATAAAACCATATTCCATCTTCGCGCACAAACCGGCTGATTTCATGTAATCGGTGAGCTCGCCCGTTAATTTTGTAGCGTGCGATAAATTCAATGATGGCATGATTCCCCGTAAATTGTTCATGGCGTTTGATTACCAGACCTAGCCACTTCTTTGGCAATTGATCGATTACTTCTATAGCGGTGGGGCGTGTATCGTGGTGCCAGGTTGCCAGCAGGTAGTTCTCGTAATTCAGTGTGTACGCTGTGTAACGTGAACGCATGAGGATTTCTGCGGTAGAGGCCAGCTCATCCAGATTAATATAACGATTGCAGCAATCAGCATATCGTTTGCTGCTACCGCAAGGACAAGAGCAAGCCAGTGTTTCTAAATGGATGGTTTTCGTATTCATATACAATGCGGATTATCTGTCAGTGTAATTTATCATAGTCCGCAGGAATTTTGCCTTGGATCCCTACAATGAACGCCTCATTACGTCGGATAGCGCATTTGGATATGGATGCTTTTTATGCTTCGGTTGAACTGTTGCGTTACCCTGAGTTGCAGGGCTTGCCGGTTGTGATCGGTGGTCGCAGTGAGCACCAGCCGGTGATAGGAGAGGATGGCAGAAGGCATTTTTACCGCTTGCGTGATTATATAGGTCGTGGTGTTATTACGACCGCCACCTATGAGGCACGTGCTTTAGGAATCCACTCCGCCATGGGAGTCATGAAAGCTGCGCAACTGGCGCCGGATGCGATTCTGTTGCCGGTGGATTTTGTTATTTACCGGCATTATTCGCGCTTGTTCAAAGCCGCTGTTGCGAAGATTGCTCCACAAATTGAGGATTCCGGTATCGATGAGATATACATAGATCTGAGTGATTTGCCCGATGAAATATTACCATTGGCAAAACGCATCAAACAGGCAGTCAAGGATGCTACCGGACTTTCTTGTTCAATCGGGATCACGCCGAATAAACTGTTATCTAAAATTTGCTCGGATTTGGAGAAACCGGATGGTTTGACCATCATCGGAATGTCTGATATCCCGCAGCGAATTTGGCCGTTATCGGTACATAAAATCAATGGTATCGGTCCTAAGGCTGCGAATAAGCTGGCGTTACTGGGAATCACTACAATTGCTGAGCTGGCACGGGTCGAACTCAGCTTTCTCCGGATTCACTTCGGCCGCAGTTACTCCATCTGGCTTTATGAAGCATCGCGCGGCATCGATTCACG from Nitrosomonas ureae harbors:
- the oadA gene encoding sodium-extruding oxaloacetate decarboxylase subunit alpha; protein product: MQKVHITDVILRDAHQSLIATRMRTEDMLPACSMLDSIGYWSLECWGGATFDACLRFLKEDPWERLSKLKAALPNTPLQMLLRGQNLLGYRHYSDDVVRAFVNKAAENGMDVFRIFDALNDMRNLKTAIQAVKKCGKHAQGTICYTTSPVHNVNSFVSLAKDLADFGCDSIAIKDMAGLLTPYATQELVTALKQAIDLPIHLHCHATAGLAEMCQLKAIEAGCRHIDTALSSWSGGTSHPPTESLVMALQGTDYDTGLNLQKLQEVNDYFVQVRKKYHRFESEFTGVDTRVHVFQVPGGMISNLANQLQEQNALDRINQVYEEIPRVRKDLGYPPLVTPTSQIVGTQAALNVLTGKRYSTITNEVKRYLQGGYGKAPAPMNASLQKRAIGKEDIIDCRPADLLKPEFDQLRQEIGRLANNDEDVLSYAMFPEVGKQFLEQRATGNLVPEPLETVPTAGSGEQKAPTEFNVALHGESYHIKVTGTSPKNETLRHFYFMVDGVPEEVVVETLDEIVLDGGTQGAVKSSIASKRPRPASEGDVVVSMPCNVLDVLVKIGQKVAAGQPVLVTEAMKMETEITAPIAGTIKAVHVVKGESVNPNEVLIEIEAA
- a CDS encoding acetyl-CoA carboxylase biotin carboxylase subunit, with amino-acid sequence MLRKIFIANRGEIAVRIIRACAEMGIRSVAIYSEADRFALHIKKADESYYIGSDPVACYLNIHALVDLALATGCDAVHPGYGFLSENAKFARACKERGLIFIGPNADVIHRMGDKTEARKAMKAAGLPVTPGSEGNVRSIEEAQEVAAQIGYPVMLKATSGGGGRGIRRCDSADELKHNYARVISEASKAFGSANVFLEKCIVNPVHIEVQVLADQHGNVIHLYERDCSIQRRNQKLIEIAPSPQLDEAQRQYIGGLAVIAAKSVGYTNAGTVEFLLDDNGRFYFMEMNTRVQVEHTITEAITGVDIVEEQIRVAAGLPLRFKQDEIVRRGYAMQFRINAEDPKNNFLPSFGRISRYYAPGGPGVRTDTAIYTGYEIPPFYDSMVAKVIVNALTWEDVIKRGQRTLRDMGLFGIKTTIPYYLKILKHSQFRAARFNTGFVEQNHALINYSDKPRPEVLASVIAAAMASHTGL
- a CDS encoding YchJ family protein codes for the protein MNTKTIHLETLACSCPCGSSKRYADCCNRYINLDELASTAEILMRSRYTAYTLNYENYLLATWHHDTRPTAIEVIDQLPKKWLGLVIKRHEQFTGNHAIIEFIARYKINGRAHRLHEISRFVREDGIWFYVDGDIL
- a CDS encoding DNA polymerase Y family protein, which encodes MNASLRRIAHLDMDAFYASVELLRYPELQGLPVVIGGRSEHQPVIGEDGRRHFYRLRDYIGRGVITTATYEARALGIHSAMGVMKAAQLAPDAILLPVDFVIYRHYSRLFKAAVAKIAPQIEDSGIDEIYIDLSDLPDEILPLAKRIKQAVKDATGLSCSIGITPNKLLSKICSDLEKPDGLTIIGMSDIPQRIWPLSVHKINGIGPKAANKLALLGITTIAELARVELSFLRIHFGRSYSIWLYEASRGIDSRPIITDAKPKSISREITFERDLHPRQDRSDLSEAFNALCIQVADDLKRKGYVGRTISIKLRFEDFHTLTRDCSLSAYTGDPILIRRAAGDCLRRVLLKKRIRLLGVKVTMLCSVNAVTGAAPRQRELPLMP